In the Pseudonocardia cypriaca genome, one interval contains:
- the hisH gene encoding imidazole glycerol phosphate synthase subunit HisH yields MSRIVVLDYGSGNLRSAERALQRVGADVTVTADPHAALEADGLVVPGVGAFAACMTGLAAVDGPRIIERRLAGGRPVLGICVGMQVLFDLGVEWGERTTGCGQWPGTVERLKADVLPHMGWNTVRAPAGSTLFAGLDDDTRFYFVHSFGVRQWELEESHAIKPPLVTWAHHGEDFVAAVENGPLAATQFHPEKSGDAGATVLRNWLRDVVG; encoded by the coding sequence GTGTCGAGGATCGTCGTGCTGGACTACGGATCGGGCAACCTGCGTTCCGCGGAACGCGCGCTGCAGCGCGTGGGCGCCGATGTCACGGTCACGGCGGACCCGCATGCCGCGCTGGAGGCCGACGGCCTCGTCGTGCCCGGGGTGGGCGCCTTCGCCGCCTGCATGACCGGCCTGGCCGCCGTCGACGGGCCGCGCATCATCGAGCGCCGCCTCGCAGGCGGGCGCCCGGTGCTGGGCATCTGCGTCGGCATGCAGGTGCTGTTCGACCTCGGCGTCGAGTGGGGCGAGCGCACGACCGGGTGCGGGCAGTGGCCCGGCACCGTAGAGCGGCTCAAGGCCGACGTGCTGCCGCACATGGGCTGGAACACCGTGCGCGCGCCGGCCGGTTCCACCCTGTTCGCCGGCCTCGACGACGACACCCGCTTCTACTTCGTGCACTCCTTCGGGGTGCGGCAGTGGGAGCTGGAGGAGTCGCACGCCATCAAGCCGCCGCTGGTCACGTGGGCCCACCACGGCGAGGACTTCGTCGCCGCCGTCGAGAACGGCCCGCTCGCGGCCACCCAGTTCCACCCGGAGAAGTCCGGCGACGCCGGCGCCACCGTGCTGCGGAACTGGCTGCGGGACGTGGTGGGCTAG
- a CDS encoding histidinol-phosphate transaminase, which yields MTAVHDILGADVTLDDLPLREDLRGRSPYGAPQLDVPVRLNTNENPYPPPPELVADVTKAVHAAAVDLHRYPDRNAVGLRTDLAEYLAASTGVPLSCANVWAANGSNEVLQQIMQAFGGPGRVAVGFEPSYSMHPIIASGTRTEWLAAPRRPDFSLDVREAASVLRERAPDLAFLTSPNNPTGQSIDPDDLAVLVDAAPGMVVVDEAYAEFSGCPSAISLLGSHGHKLVVCRTMSKAFAFAGGRLGYLAAAPAVVDALQLVRLPYHLSALTQAAARASLRHADATLGSVALLRAERERVVPALAAAGYDVVPSDANFVLFGRFAEASRAWRAFLDRGVLIRDVGIPEHLRVTIGTPEENDEFLQVAADVVSQEIKR from the coding sequence ATGACAGCCGTCCACGACATCCTCGGGGCCGACGTCACCCTCGACGACCTGCCGCTGCGCGAGGACCTGCGCGGCCGCAGCCCATACGGCGCCCCCCAGCTGGACGTGCCGGTGCGGCTCAACACCAACGAGAACCCGTACCCGCCGCCGCCGGAGCTGGTCGCCGACGTCACGAAGGCCGTGCACGCGGCGGCGGTGGACCTGCACCGCTACCCGGACCGGAACGCGGTGGGGCTGCGCACCGACCTCGCCGAGTACCTCGCCGCATCCACGGGCGTTCCCCTGAGCTGCGCGAACGTCTGGGCCGCCAACGGGTCCAACGAGGTGCTGCAGCAGATCATGCAGGCGTTCGGCGGGCCGGGGCGGGTGGCCGTCGGGTTCGAGCCGTCGTACTCGATGCACCCGATCATCGCCTCCGGCACGCGCACCGAGTGGCTGGCCGCTCCGCGGCGTCCGGACTTCTCCCTCGACGTCCGCGAGGCCGCGTCGGTGCTGCGCGAGCGCGCCCCCGACCTCGCGTTCCTGACGAGCCCCAACAACCCCACCGGGCAGAGCATCGACCCCGACGACCTGGCCGTGCTGGTCGACGCCGCGCCCGGGATGGTGGTGGTCGACGAGGCCTACGCCGAGTTCTCGGGCTGCCCCAGCGCGATCAGCCTGCTCGGCAGCCACGGGCACAAGCTCGTCGTGTGCCGCACGATGAGCAAGGCGTTCGCGTTCGCGGGCGGCCGCCTCGGCTACCTCGCCGCGGCGCCCGCCGTGGTCGACGCCCTCCAGCTGGTGCGGCTGCCCTACCACCTGTCCGCGCTCACCCAGGCCGCCGCACGCGCGTCGCTGCGCCACGCCGATGCCACCCTCGGTTCGGTGGCGCTGCTGCGGGCCGAACGCGAGCGCGTGGTCCCCGCGCTCGCCGCCGCCGGCTACGACGTGGTGCCCAGCGACGCCAACTTCGTGCTGTTCGGGCGGTTCGCCGAGGCCTCGCGCGCGTGGCGGGCCTTCCTCGACCGGGGGGTGCTGATCCGCGACGTCGGTATCCCGGAGCACCTGCGGGTCACGATCGGTACCCCGGAGGAGAACGACGAGTTCCTGCAGGTCGCTGCGGATGTCGTGAGTCAGGAGATCAAGCGATGA
- the hisB gene encoding imidazoleglycerol-phosphate dehydratase HisB has product MTRIGRVERITKESKVLVEIDLDGSGTTEIATGVPFYDHMLDSFGKHGAFDLTVRASGDVHIDVHHTVEDVAIVLGQAIRQALGDKKGIRRFGDAWIPMDEALAQAVVDVSGRPYTVHTGEPDVMQGFVVGGHYPTVLNRHVFESLAFHGHLALHVRVLDGRDPHHVTEAEYKAIARALRAAVEPDARITGIASTKGTL; this is encoded by the coding sequence ATGACCCGGATCGGCCGCGTGGAGCGGATCACCAAGGAGTCGAAGGTGCTCGTCGAGATCGACCTCGACGGCAGCGGCACCACCGAGATCGCGACGGGGGTGCCGTTCTACGACCACATGCTCGACTCGTTCGGCAAGCACGGCGCCTTCGACCTCACGGTCCGCGCCTCCGGGGACGTCCACATCGACGTCCACCACACCGTCGAGGACGTCGCGATCGTGCTCGGGCAGGCGATCCGGCAGGCGCTGGGCGACAAGAAGGGCATCCGCCGCTTCGGCGACGCCTGGATCCCGATGGACGAGGCGCTCGCCCAGGCCGTCGTCGACGTCTCGGGCCGCCCCTACACGGTGCACACCGGCGAGCCGGACGTCATGCAGGGCTTCGTCGTCGGCGGGCACTACCCGACCGTGCTCAACCGGCACGTGTTCGAGTCGCTCGCCTTCCACGGCCACCTCGCCCTGCACGTCCGCGTGCTGGACGGGCGCGACCCGCACCACGTCACCGAGGCGGAGTACAAGGCGATCGCCCGGGCGCTGCGCGCCGCCGTCGAGCCGGACGCCCGGATCACGGGGATCGCATCGACCAAGGGCACGCTCTGA
- a CDS encoding PHP domain-containing protein, which translates to MPGDNHVHTEWSWDAAEGDMAATCVRAARLRLPSVAFTEHADLTPWVVRPGDALPDVLNRWLRADGKVAPPALDVEGYLACVQRCRERFPGLRVLSGVELSEPHWHPEGTAALLAGGRFDRVLGSVHSVGGPGTPRLVDHAMGDGAAGDVLRDYLAEARRMVASDAPFEVLAHIDYPVRHWPSGGRPFRPAEFEDEFREVLTVLAGSDRALEINTRVPLAPELVRWWGDAGGDAVSFGSDAHRPRDLANRFADAAQVALDSGFRPGRDPGELWSRP; encoded by the coding sequence CTGCCGGGCGACAACCACGTCCACACCGAGTGGTCGTGGGACGCCGCCGAGGGTGACATGGCGGCCACCTGCGTGCGGGCCGCTCGGCTGCGGCTGCCGTCGGTGGCGTTCACCGAGCACGCGGACCTGACGCCGTGGGTGGTGCGGCCGGGTGACGCGCTGCCGGACGTGCTGAACCGCTGGTTGCGGGCGGACGGCAAGGTGGCTCCGCCCGCACTGGACGTGGAGGGCTACCTCGCCTGCGTGCAGCGCTGCCGGGAGCGGTTCCCGGGGCTGCGGGTGCTGTCGGGCGTTGAGCTGTCGGAGCCGCACTGGCACCCGGAGGGGACGGCCGCGCTGCTCGCGGGCGGGCGGTTCGACCGCGTGCTGGGGTCGGTCCACTCGGTCGGCGGACCGGGCACACCGCGCCTGGTCGACCACGCCATGGGCGACGGGGCCGCCGGCGACGTCCTGCGCGACTACCTGGCGGAGGCGCGGCGGATGGTCGCCTCGGACGCCCCGTTCGAGGTGCTCGCCCACATCGACTACCCGGTGCGGCACTGGCCGTCGGGCGGTCGGCCCTTCCGGCCCGCCGAGTTCGAGGACGAGTTCCGCGAGGTGCTCACCGTGCTCGCCGGGAGCGACCGGGCCCTGGAGATCAACACGAGGGTTCCGCTCGCTCCCGAGCTGGTGCGGTGGTGGGGCGATGCCGGCGGCGATGCGGTCTCCTTCGGCAGCGACGCGCACCGGCCGCGGGACCTGGCGAACCGGTTCGCGGACGCGGCGCAGGTGGCGCTGGACTCCGGCTTCCGGCCGGGACGGGACCCGGGGGAGCTGTGGTCGCGTCCCTGA
- the priA gene encoding bifunctional 1-(5-phosphoribosyl)-5-((5-phosphoribosylamino)methylideneamino)imidazole-4-carboxamide isomerase/phosphoribosylanthranilate isomerase PriA, whose protein sequence is MSFTLLPAVDVADGQAVRLVQGEAGTETGYGAPREAALQWQRDGAEWIHLVDLDAAFGRGSNAELLADVVGELDVAVELSGGIRDDASLERALSTGCARVNLGTAALEDPEWCARAIARHGERIAVGLDVRIVDGEHRLAARGWTRDGGDLWEVLERLDRDGCARYVVTDVGKDGTLRGPNLDLLQSVAGATKAPVVASGGIAEVADLVALAELAASGVGIEGSIVGKALYAGRFTLPEALAAVRAVQPAGRAAG, encoded by the coding sequence GTGAGTTTCACGCTCCTTCCCGCCGTCGACGTCGCCGACGGTCAAGCCGTGCGGCTGGTCCAGGGCGAGGCCGGCACCGAGACCGGCTACGGCGCCCCCCGTGAGGCGGCGCTGCAGTGGCAGCGCGACGGTGCCGAGTGGATCCATCTCGTCGACCTCGACGCCGCCTTCGGTCGCGGCTCCAACGCGGAGCTGCTGGCCGACGTCGTCGGCGAGCTGGACGTGGCGGTGGAGCTGTCCGGTGGCATCCGCGACGACGCCTCGCTGGAGCGCGCCCTGTCCACCGGCTGCGCCCGCGTGAACCTGGGCACGGCCGCGCTGGAGGACCCGGAGTGGTGTGCCCGGGCGATCGCGCGGCACGGCGAGCGGATCGCCGTCGGCCTGGACGTGCGCATCGTCGACGGCGAGCACCGGCTCGCGGCCCGCGGCTGGACCCGCGACGGCGGCGACCTCTGGGAGGTCCTCGAGCGGCTCGACCGCGACGGCTGCGCCCGCTACGTCGTCACCGACGTCGGCAAGGACGGCACCCTGCGCGGCCCCAACCTGGACCTGCTGCAGTCCGTCGCCGGGGCGACGAAGGCCCCGGTGGTCGCCTCCGGCGGCATCGCGGAGGTGGCCGACCTGGTGGCGCTCGCCGAGCTGGCGGCGTCCGGGGTGGGCATCGAGGGGTCGATCGTCGGCAAGGCGCTCTACGCGGGCCGGTTCACCCTCCCCGAGGCCCTGGCCGCCGTGCGGGCCGTGCAGCCGGCTGGACGGGCGGCGGGTTGA
- the hisD gene encoding histidinol dehydrogenase, with protein MLRRLDLRGAPLPRTAALRALLPRAEQDVDAALHQVRPIVDAVRERGVEAALEFAERFERVRPSGVRVPTQTCHGALAALDPAVRAALETSIERARRVHADQRRTDIVTRVAPGGTVTERFLPVQRVGLYAPGGLAVYPSSVVMNVVPAQAAGVGSIVLASPPQAEHGGLPHPTVLGAAALLGVEEVWAVGGAQAVALLAYGGTDTDGAELDPVDMVTGPGNIYVTAAKRLLRGLIGIDAEAGTTEIAVLADDTADPVHVAADLISQAEHDPAAASVLVTSSQELVEAVDRELEQRVAATKHGERIRTALTGPQSGVVLVEDLDAGLTVVDAYAAEHLEIQTRDARDVALRVRNAGAIFVGPYAPVSLGDYCAGSNHVLPTGGCARHSAGLSVQTFLKGVHVVEYTEDALRAVADDVVTLAGAEDLPAHGEAVTARFAR; from the coding sequence ATGCTTCGCCGACTCGACCTGCGTGGTGCCCCACTGCCCCGGACCGCTGCCCTGCGCGCGCTGCTGCCGCGGGCGGAGCAGGACGTGGACGCGGCGCTGCACCAGGTGCGGCCGATCGTCGACGCGGTGCGCGAGCGCGGTGTCGAGGCGGCGCTCGAGTTCGCCGAGCGGTTCGAGCGGGTGCGCCCGAGCGGTGTGCGCGTACCGACGCAGACGTGCCACGGCGCGCTGGCCGCGCTCGACCCGGCCGTGCGCGCCGCGCTGGAGACCTCGATCGAGCGCGCCCGGCGCGTGCACGCCGACCAGCGGCGCACCGACATCGTCACCCGGGTCGCGCCGGGCGGCACCGTCACCGAACGGTTCCTGCCGGTGCAGCGGGTTGGCCTCTACGCCCCGGGCGGGCTCGCCGTCTACCCGTCCAGCGTGGTCATGAACGTGGTACCCGCCCAGGCCGCGGGGGTCGGGTCGATCGTGCTGGCCTCGCCGCCGCAGGCCGAGCACGGTGGCCTGCCGCACCCCACGGTGCTGGGGGCGGCCGCACTGCTGGGTGTCGAGGAGGTGTGGGCGGTCGGCGGCGCGCAGGCCGTCGCGCTGCTGGCCTACGGCGGCACCGACACCGACGGCGCCGAGCTCGACCCGGTCGACATGGTCACCGGGCCGGGCAACATCTACGTCACGGCCGCCAAGCGCCTGCTGCGCGGGTTGATCGGGATCGACGCCGAGGCCGGCACCACCGAGATCGCGGTGCTCGCCGACGACACCGCCGACCCGGTGCACGTCGCGGCCGACCTGATCAGCCAGGCCGAGCACGACCCGGCGGCCGCGTCGGTGCTGGTCACCTCGTCGCAGGAGCTCGTCGAGGCGGTCGACCGCGAGCTGGAGCAGCGGGTGGCGGCCACCAAGCACGGCGAGCGGATCCGCACCGCGCTCACCGGCCCGCAGTCGGGCGTGGTGCTCGTCGAGGACCTCGACGCCGGGCTCACCGTCGTGGACGCATACGCCGCCGAGCACCTGGAGATCCAGACCCGCGACGCCCGCGACGTCGCGCTGCGGGTCCGGAACGCGGGCGCGATCTTCGTCGGGCCGTACGCCCCGGTGTCGCTCGGCGACTACTGCGCGGGCTCCAACCACGTGCTCCCCACCGGCGGGTGCGCCCGGCACTCGGCGGGCCTGTCGGTGCAGACGTTCCTGAAGGGCGTGCACGTGGTCGAGTACACCGAGGACGCCCTGCGGGCCGTTGCCGACGACGTCGTCACGCTCGCGGGGGCCGAGGACCTGCCCGCGCACGGGGAAGCGGTCACCGCGAGGTTCGCCCGATGA